The following are encoded together in the Macadamia integrifolia cultivar HAES 741 chromosome 10, SCU_Mint_v3, whole genome shotgun sequence genome:
- the LOC122092447 gene encoding uncharacterized protein LOC122092447 — translation MAAWVRGESRTKRVRVLLFIYFMALVPFSCSAAGMHGSHHKLEVQKHLKSFNKPAFKSIKSPDGDIIDCVHASHQPAFDHPLLKNHSIQMRPRFHPEGIFDKNNATTKSKQSSNSITQLWHQNGRCPKGTIPIRRTKEDDILRAGSVERFGRKEKNKKIPHPHSADPDVTNGGGGAGHQHAVVSVGGNKYYGTKATINLWDPSIQRPDEFSLSQLWIVGGSYPGHDLNTIEAGWQVFPHLYGDSNTRLFVYWTNDAYQTTGCYNLACSGFVQTNNQIAMGGTLSPVSAYAGSQYDITILVWKDQTNGNWWMKLGNDVLGYWPSSLFSYLADSASTVQWGGEVINLESNGQHTSTQMGSGHFPVEGHGKASYFRNIQVVDGSNNLIAPTGLGNIVSQPNCYDVQNGNNGDWGNYFYYGGPGRNQNCP, via the exons ATGGCAGCATGGGTTAGAGGAGAGAGCAGGACGAAGAGAGTTAGAGTGTTGCTATTTATTTACTTCATGGCTCTGGTCCCCTTCTCATGCTCTGCTGCTGGGATGCACGGTTCCCATCACAAGCTCGAAGTTCAGAAGCATTTGAAAAGCTTCAACAAGCCTGCTTTTAAGAGCAtcaag AGCCCAGATGGAGATATTATCGATTGCGTCCATGCTTCTCATCAACCCGCTTTCGACCATCCTTTGCTCAAAAACCATTCAATTCAG ATGAGACCTAGATTTCATCCAGAAGGTATTTTCGACAAAAACAATGCCACTACCAAGTCCAAACAAAGTTCAAACTCCATTACTCAGCTGTGGCACCAGAATGGAAGATGCCCAAAAGGAACCATACCCATCAGAAGAACAAAGGAAGATGATATTCTAAGAGCAGGCTCAGTCGAAAGATtcggaaggaaggagaagaacaaaaaaatcccTCATCCCCATTCTGCGGATCCTGACGTAAcaaatggaggaggaggagctggTCATCAg CATGCAGTAGTTTCTGTTGGAGGGAACAAGTATTATGGAACAAAAGCAACCATTAACTTGTGGGATCCCTCGATCCAACGGCCTGATGAGTTCAGCTTATCCCAGTTATGGATTGTGGGAGGTTCTTATCCCGGTCATGATCTCAACACTATTGAAGCTGGTTGGCAG GTCTTCCCACATCTGTATGGAGACAGCAATACGAGACTCTTCGTCTACTGGACT AATGATGCTTATCAAACCACGGGATGCTACAACCTCGCCTGCTCAGGCTTTGTTCAGACCAACAATCAAATAGCAATGGGTGGAACCCTCTCTCCTGTATCTGCCTATGCTGGTTCCCAATATGATATCACTATACTTGTCTGGAAG GACCAAACAAATGGGAACTGGTGGATGAAATTAGGGAATGATGTGTTAggctactggccttcttccctcttctcatACTTGGCGGACAGTGCATCCACCGTTCAGTGGGGAGGAGAGGTTATAAACTTAGAATCAAATGGTCAGCACACATCAACTCAGATGGGTAGTGGCCATTTCCCTGTAGAAGGCCATGGTAAGGCAAGTTATTTCAGGAATATTCAGGTTGTTGATGGGTCCAATAATCTAATAGCCCCGACAGGACTCGGCAACATTGTTTCGCAACCCAATTGCTATGATGTCCAAAATGGCAATAATGGTGATTGGGGGAACTACTTCTACTATGGTGGTCCAGGCAGAAACCAAAATTGCCCATGA
- the LOC122091831 gene encoding uncharacterized protein LOC122091831, which yields MAERISGESKRKRVVVLLFLYFMALIPVSCAANGMRISRQKLEVQKHLKRLNKPASKTIKSPDGDIIDCVHASHQPAFDHPFLKNHTILMRPGFHPEGLFAQNQATTKSEQSSNLITQLWHLSGRCPEGTIPIRRTKKDDILRASSVKRFGRKKHRTIPRPRSANPDLINESGHQHAIAYVEGDKYYGAKATINVWEPKIQQTNEFSLSQLWILGGSFGQDLNSIEAGWQVSPDLYGDNNTRLFTYWTSDAYQATGCYNLLCSGFIQINNQIAMGASIFPISAYHGSQYDISILVWKDPTEGNWWMQFGNDYVLGYWPSFLFSYLADSASMIEWGGEVVNSEPDGQHTSTQMGSGHFPEEGFGKASYFRNIQVVDESNNLRAPKGIGTFTEQSNCYDVQNGNNGDWGNYFYYGGPGKNPNCL from the exons ATGGCAGAGCGTATTAGTGGAGAAAGCAAGAGGAAGAGAGTAGTAGTGCTGCTATTCCTTTACTTCATGGCTCTGATCCCCGTCTCATGTGCTGCTAATGGGATGCGCATTTCCCGTCAGAAACTCGAAGTTCAGAAGCACTTGAAACGCCTCAACAAGCCCGCCTCTAAGACCATCAAG AGCCCGGATGGAGATATTATCGATTGCGTCCATGCTTCTCATCAACCAGCTTTCGACCATCCTTTTCTTAAAAACCATACTATTCTG ATGAGACCTGGCTTTCATCCAGAAGGGCTTTTCGCCCAAAACCAGGCCACTACCAAGTCCGAACAAAGTTCAAACCTCATTACTCAGCTGTGGCACTTGAGTGGAAGATGCCCAGAAGGAACCATACCCATCAGAAGAACAAAGAAAGACGATATTCTAAGAGCAAGCTCAGTCAAAAGATTCGGAAGGAAGAAGCACAGAACAATCCCGCGGCCCCGTTCTGCGAATCCTGACCTGATAAATGAAAGTGGTCATCAG CATGCAATAGCCTATGTTGAAGGGGACAAGTATTATGGAGCAAAAGCAACCATTAATGTGTGGGAACCCAAGATCCAACAGACTAATGAGTTCAGCTTATCTCAGCTCTGGATTTTGGGAGGTTCTTTTGGTCAAGATCTCAACAGCATTGAAGCTGGTTGGCAg GTCAGCCCAGATCTCTATGGAGACAACAATACGAGACTCTTCACCTACTGGACT AGTGATGCTTACCAGGCCACGGGTTGCTACAACCTCCTCTGCTCAGGCTTTATTCAGATCAACAATCAAATAGCAATGGGTGCAAGCATCTTTCCTATATCTGCCTATCATGGTTCCCAATATGATATCAGTATACTTGTCTGGAAG GACCCAACAGAGGGGAACTGGTGGATGCAATTTGGAAATGATTATGTGTTAGGCTACTggccttctttcctcttctcatACTTGGCCGACAGTGCATCCATGATTGAGTGGGGAGGAGAGGTTGTAAATTCAGAACCAGATGGTCAGCACACATCAACTCAGATGGGTAGTGGCCATTTCCCTGAAGAAGGCTTTGGTAAGGCAAGTTATTTTAGGAATATTCAGGTTGTTGATGAGTCCAATAATCTAAGAGCCCCAAAAGGAATCGGCACCTTCACTGAGCAATCCAATTGCTATGATGTCCAAAATGGCAATAATGGTGATTGGGGAAACTACTTCTACTATGGTGGTCCTGGCAAAAACCCCAATTGCCTATGA